Genomic segment of Candidatus Binatia bacterium:
GTGAATGTCATGAATTCCTCACGATTCGCGCCGCCAGTGCCGGGCACAGACGATCGATCCACCGGAACGGGCGCGCCCATCCCACATCGATCCGTTCGGCGCCCCGGTGCAAGCCGGCGAGCAACGCACGTGCGACCTCCTCGGGAGGAATTTTCCGCCGACCTCGACCCGACGTCATGTCGGTGTCGACCAGTGGCGGGACCAGCTCCACGACCGCAACGCCGCGATCGCGCAGAAGATCGCGAAACGCGATCGTAAACACGCGCAGTCCCGCCTTTGTGCCGCAATATACCGGCGCCGTCACCCTGGGGTGCCGGGCCAGAATCGACGTCACATTGACGACCGTCCCCTGCCCCGCCTGCAAAGGGGCCAGCAGACCGGCCGCCAGCGCGATCGGCGCCAGCAGGTTGAGCTGCAGCGCGCGTTCGGCGCGCACCGCCGCCGTGGCCTCCAGGCCGCCGTCGTGCTGCACTGCCGCGTTGTTCACGAGCAGACTCAGGCGCGGTGCCCAGGCGGCGGCGTGGGAGATCAACCGGTCGCGTTCCGCCGCGATCGCAAGGTCGGCGGCGTACACGTCGATCCCGGCGGCCTCGGCGGCCACCGCCCGCAAGCGGGGAAGGTCGCGCCCCACGGCCAGCACACGGAAGCCGTCGGCGGCCAGGGCCAGCGCGATCGCTCGACCGATTCCCCGACCGCCGCCGGTCACCAATGCCGTGCGCTCGCCGGCGGAACCCGCACCGTTTTCCATGGAGTCCGATTAGCGCCGATCGCTGTCCGAGTATTGAACGATCACGCCAAATTGCTCCCGTCTCGCGCCGAGGCGACGAATTCCCGGGCTCGCCCACCCCGACGGGAGAGACCTCGCCGCCCGCCGGCAGGGCTATCGGTATCGACCCGCTCCTGCCGCACCGTGCTCTGCGTTGGCGCGTGAGCGGGGAAATCGCACAGGGCAACCACGGGGGGTTGCCCCTATCGGGCCGGGCATCCGACAGAAATCGGCGTTGCGGCACGACAGACGACCGACACGGTGGGGCGGTTGTCGGGGCCGGATGCAGGCCCCCGTGCGTGCCCGCCGGATGGTATCCGTTCGGGCAACCGCGGGCTATGATGCGCAACGCCTGCGGCGTGGAAATGCCTGCCGGTGAAGGATGCCGGCGCCATAAGTTAACCCCTACGCCCCCAGACCCTCAGGCGCCCCAGACCCTCTGGCCCCCATTTTCGACTGGCGATTGGCCGGGCCGTGTAGAAATGTAACGGACTCGGCGCCGACGGTCGGGGGATCGTGCGGGGCGGCGGGGCCGGGCGAAAGGACGTGCACCTGGAATTCACCGCTCGATGGCCGGTAGCTGCAGCTCTCGTCGTGCCGCTGTGTCTGGCGGTCCTTGCGGCCCCCCTCTCTGCTGCCGGCGGAGGTCGCCGGCACGCTTCGCTTCCAGGACGGCGCGGCGAGTGCATGCGAACTCCCGGGAGATCGCTGCGTCGAGATCGAGGGCGATCGCATGGTGGAGGTGTTCGCTCCCTGGGGGGTACGCGTCTACCGGATAGTCCGGCAAGGGGCGCCGCCGAGCGTGGGGGTGCCCAGTGGTCCGGCCCGGGCATTCATGCGCGGGCCCGAGCTTATCTGTGTTGGCGCCCCGGGCCCCTCCTCGCGCCCGCTCTTTCCTTGGGGGGCCGCAACGGCACGGGCTCCGGCGGTTCGGTCAACAGCGCCTCGGCGACGTAACGATCGAAGTCGAAAAACGCCCGGTAGTCAGGAACATCCTTGAACCCACGATCGATCATCATATGGCGGCCGTCGACGCCGACACCGAGAACGTGCGGCCCACTGCTGCCGGTTCGGACCATGTCGACGACGCCAACGCGCGTGCCGACGACTTCGGCGGCCCGCAACGCCACCTTCTGCGCCTCGTCGGACACACTCTGCAGGAAGCGATACTTCGCGCCGCGGCTCGCCGAGACGATCCAATCCGAGGGACGCTCGTAGCGGTCGCGGTAGCGTTCGGTCCAGAAGACAATGTGATGATCGACGACATAGGCCCGCAGCACCTGGGCCGGGGTGACGCTGCGGGTGGTGAGGGTGGCGATCAAGCGTTGCGCGTAAAACGGCCCCGGGTACGTGAGCAGATCGCCGTCGAGTTGGCGCCGGCCGCCGGCCGCCGGCGCGATGCGATAAAGGTGACTACCGCCGTCGCCGACCAGTTGGCCGTCCTCGATCCACACGACGAGATGGCCATGTCCGCCGCAGCCGTAACGGTCCTTGAGCACCGCGAAGCGGTGGGCAAGGACGAACTCGTGCAAGTGCGACGGGTCGGTACTGACCAGCGTTTCGGGTACCGGGATCCCGCGGTCGAGCAACCGCTCCTGCGTGGCGAGCCGGTCCCAACAGAGGTCCTGCGCCGCAACGGCAGGAACGATCTCGGCGCGCGGACAGAGATCGCGCAACAGGCCGGCAGCGTCCGGGCTCTCGGCGGGTGCGTCGAACGGCAGAACATATAGACGGTGCACGTGCGCACACAGGGCCGGGGCGGCAACGGCGGCTTCGACCGCGATCGGGTGAATGCTCTCGCCGGCGGCGGCCGCCGCGGCGCAGAGGTCACGCATCGCCGATTCGACGAAAGGAGCGTACGGACGCCCGTACAGGCAGGCAATCATGGCGCACCCGTGCGACCGCGCACCCTCGGATCAGGCGAAGAACTCCTCGGCATCGCCACAGGTGATCGGCAGTTCTTTGACCTGATTGGTGCGGTAGACACGCACGTTGACCACGTCTCCCGGGCGATGTTCCCACAGCCGCCTGTACAGCTCGCCCCGGTTGGCAACCTCCTGGCCATCGACCGCGAGGACGATGTCCCCGGCCTTGAGGCCGGCGCGATCGCCGGGCGTATCGGGCAGGACGCCGGCGACGACGACGTGGTCGCGAAACGTGTAGCAATACAGACCGATCCAGGCGCGCTGCGCACGCGTGGTGCGCCGGCCGAATTGCAGCAGCTCGTTCTTGTGATCGCTGTAGTAATCGACGGGAATGGCGAGGGTGAAACGACCGACCT
This window contains:
- a CDS encoding SDR family NAD(P)-dependent oxidoreductase, producing the protein MENGAGSAGERTALVTGGGRGIGRAIALALAADGFRVLAVGRDLPRLRAVAAEAAGIDVYAADLAIAAERDRLISHAAAWAPRLSLLVNNAAVQHDGGLEATAAVRAERALQLNLLAPIALAAGLLAPLQAGQGTVVNVTSILARHPRVTAPVYCGTKAGLRVFTIAFRDLLRDRGVAVVELVPPLVDTDMTSGRGRRKIPPEEVARALLAGLHRGAERIDVGWARPFRWIDRLCPALAARIVRNS